TATCTTTATCTCATTGGAGAATGGAGAGCTCCGTCACCTTCTCGGCAAATTAATTCCAATGCAACAGAGATCGAGATTTACATACACAGATACTACAATAGATACCAGATAATGATGCTTCCGTAAAGATTCTGGGGCCATTACACCCACGGCACCGAAATAAGTAGCCACGATGGTGCATATATGTGTAAAGCCATTTAATTTCACTTGGCCAACTGCCCAAGAGCATGACTGGGCGGCTTCTTTGTTTATCGTTGCGCATATTTAGGCATAAACAATTCCCCCCAACCGGCGCCGTCTTATCAGCTTGTAATGCCGGTATATGTCTCATTGTAACTAACTTTTCGTCTAGATGATCGCAAGTCCGAGGGCGATGTGACTGTTCTGCGTCAGTCCAGTTTTCAAGGTAGAGAAATAGATACCCCCCTATATGTATTTTTCCCAACACACCCCGGAATGCTTTGCCAAATTAATTGAATGTCTCGCTCAGTTACTAAAACCAAGTAAAACACTCGAAGGTGGATTCAATTAAACTGCTTGTAATCACAtgtgtttttttattattcactATCATGCAAATGTCGGATCTCAGATGACGACGAATCTTCGCACGGCGTTCACATTACAAAGATGGGAAACGAAGATCTCCACCTGCATGTGCACCACGATCACGGAACTGGCGGTCACTGGTGCGCCAAGATTATATTCTTCGCCCTGATGGCAGTGCTCCTCGGTTTGGTGGGTCTGATCATCATGGAGAATCGCGGACTGGAGGATCGTAAGTTATAGAATTCTTAGAAATTTGAATTGTACTGAATACCTGTTTTATTTTAGTGGACACTCCTCTGTCGGAGTCTAGGTTCTCGAAAGTTTTTGATGGCTGGGTGGACGAACATCGAGATGAGCATGATGGTCACGATGTGCAGGAACCCTCGGGAGAGGCGTTAGATGATCACGATGAACACGACGACCATGATGATCATGAAGACGAAGGTATGTTAATATTAACTTAATataaattcttttaaatatatgaaCACTTTTTAGACGAAGAGCCCCTCACAGAAGAGTTAGAAGAAGAACTggaggaagaggaagagcCAACTGAGGAGGATGAGCCAGCGGCAGATGAAGAATATGAGGAGGATGAAGATGAGGAGAACAATGCGGGTGAAAACATAACTGCCGAGGatgcggaggaggaggaagaggaggaggataACGATGATGAAGGCACCGTAGAGGCAACTGTAGAAGCTACCACTGAAGCCACTACGGAAGCCACTGGCGAATATGAAGCTGAAGAAGATGATGAGgacgaagcagcagcagatgatGATGCAGTAGAGTCCACTGAAGCGCCGCTCTCGAAAGCTGAGGAGGTATGATCCTTAGTTTGTGAAAAGATtgaatatttccaaaaattaattaatttcgcaGCAGGAAgatgatgaggatgaggatgaggaagAGCAAGAGATCGAAGAATCAGTAGAGCCGGAAAGATCCCAATATGCGGCACAAAGTGCTCCCGCCAAAGATAATaatgacgacgacgatgatgatgttaGTAAAATATCTAATTGCTTGTTGGTTTAAATGGTTTTCTTATTTGTTGCTAAATAACTTTCTTATTGCAGGATCAAGACAAAAACGATGCAGATGATGGGGATGACGACGAATTTGAGTCCCTGGCTCAGCAATTCGAAAATGATCCCGAGGATACAGTGCCAGCAAAAGCTGTAGAGAGTGAGGAGCAGGATCAAGACCAGGCTGATGAGGAGGAGCCCAAGGAAGAGGGCTCCTCTTGGTTGGCATCACGTAAGTAGCGAAGGAATGAATAGTTGAACGGTTAACGGATCTCGCAGGCTTAGAACCATAAGAACTGACCGACTGAAATATGCTCCACCTTACCAAAACTGAAAGAATATGCACAACCACACACAACCAAGAACTTAGAAACCGAAATTGTACAAGAAAGTGCAAAaggcatttgtttgttttctcaTACTAAAACCTGACTCATTTACAGTTGCCGTTAAATTTGGCGTTGGCGTTGCACTTGCCTTAGTTTCACGCCTTGTATTGATAAGGAAAAGTCCAAATACAAGTGAGTCTTCAATGCTGATCTGCTCCCCCGAATCTCCGCTCTTTGTATTCCGCTCTCTGCTCTTGATCTCTATCAATCATATCCGACAAGCACGCCAAATGTTATGCTAATCAAATAAACCATACTCCGGGGAAACTTTTCAGTAACTATTACTAAGCGCCGCTTTTCGTTCTAACCCACCAAGCGATTGGTAAAATCAGCAAATGACCTCATTGTCTCGTGATTTATTCTCGTTGTAttaacaaaactaaaaacaaactCTGGGCAATGACTTCTCTTTTTGGTTTCATTAGAATGAGAACTCATTGGCCCTGTCTAAATTTTGCACTTTCTTCAGTTAGCTTATTTTGATTAtgattttatattatttcttgaATCTGATTGTAGTCACAGCTTTGTTCCAATTATTATTCGAccaatgtatgtatgtacggaAATTGTTGAATGGCTTTGTTCTTGCTCGATTAATAATCCCTTAACTCGAATAACGTTCGAATCTTCCGTGGTGAATGCATAGCTGAGGATGAGCCCGCACCAGAGACTATATTCAGGCGAAGATTGACGATTGCCACTGCTGAGGATCACATACCGGATGATGTGGAGGAGCTGCCCCCTTTGGACGATGGTTGGAGATATGAATTATTAATTGCAAACTTCGGCTAGCCGAAGTTGCTTCCAAATCATTTGATTGACAAGTGATCTGGAAGCCTATGCTGTATGATATGCCTGGCCAAGTCCAGAGTATTAACTTCAGTCGTATCCCATTGTCTTAAAAGAATATTCCGAGGaagaaatcgaaatcgaagaGGAAATCGAGGTGGAAATCAGTGATattgaggaggaggaggaggaagtaCGTCACGATAACGACGACAACGTGGCCTCCATGGCCAGTTATGTGCCCGAGACATTTGAGCAACTGAGCGCCATGTACAAATACGCCCAGGAGCCTACGAAGGATGCCAAACCCGAACAGAAAGAAAAGGAGCCGGAAAAGCCAGTAGGTCACAGCGATATCTACGTGGAATACGAAGATGGTGCTATCGAGGATTACGAGCATGACGGAGTTAGCGATGAGGAGATCACCGACGAGGAGGACGAAATCTCCGACGTGGACGACGCCGATCTGATGAACCGGCTGGAAGCGAAATACGGTCGTCTGCCCGTCAAGGAGTTTGAGAGCGATCCGGACTCTGACGACCCCAGCTGGACACGTAATTACTAAACGCACAAATCACCACGTCTGTCGATGACCACCCGACTCCATTCTCCATCCAACATATATTCGATCGATCACATAAGCTATCGTAATCATAGGCCCAACACTACTTTAAGACACACGACCAAAAACCGATCGCTTTACACATAACAGATCGTAAGTGTTAGCCATAGGATATACAAACTGACACCTCACACAAGGTGGAGCTATCTAGGCCGTAACCGTTCAAAATTtcacttcattttttttgttgaaaacaatttgttcTAATTCAGATTCTTAATCTCTAAATAGAAATAAAGCCGAAAGAAGCTGCACCTGCTCCCGCAGAGAAAGAGGATCCTTTCGAGCAAGAGTTGCGCAAGGCAAACGAGGAGATGATTAGGGAGGTATGTCGCAACCAAAAGGTGTCTCCTTCACCTGGATTAACCCGTGAACTATATATCTTCGATATATCTCTAGCTCAACAATCACTAAAGAACatcacaacaaaaaaacaaaaaacacaatcTCATTTCAAAGCTTTAGTTTATGTTTGCTTGTCAAGTTCATTAGATCATATAACAGCTTAGTCATGTAAGAACAAAAAAGGATAATTAATCAAATGATAGGATTTAACCTTATTCATGTATTTATAGAAACGCTCATTTCAAGAGACCCATATATGATTGGGATGAACCCACGACCAGTTACTCCAAGAACTACACACCCACTTGGAGTAAACTTTGATCGCGGGCTCATCCTTGGAACTCCTTTCAACAGCGTTTCAATTCTTGAGAGAATGATTTTATACTAATTGCATGCTTTCGTATTTTGtctaaccattttttttttgtgttttggctGGCGAATCGCGAACTAATATCCACCCCAAAGAACTATGCCCAAGCCCTGCGTTCCTTTAACACGCTCACCACCAACTTTGCCCACGAGCCATCGGCCCATTTGGGAAGAGCTCGACTTCTGGAACTACTGGCCAAAAAGGAGCGCAGCAATCAGCGCCTGTGGGAAGCCATCGATGCTTACAAAAGATATTTGGCCTTTGGCGAGCTTGTAGCCAGCAATCAGGAATTTCAAACCGCCGGCGAAAGCTGCATCGAGAATTTGAGATTTTTGGGTAAGTTAACATAATCTGTTAATCTGTTTCACTTTCTACATTGCCTATTGAATTCTAGGTCACCACCGACAGGCAACTACCATCCATGAGCTGCTCATCAATCGTTTGCCTGAGGATCCACGGCTTCGTAACCAACTATCACTCACCTATCTTATGGTAAACAAGTAGGTAAGATAGGCTACTTTGAGCTACAAATACTTTATGATTGTCTCCCAGTCTTCAGCAGGTTGAAAAGGTGGCTGTGGAGACCCTGAAACTTTGGCCCAACAATGCAGTGGCTCAACTTCATTATGGACTAGCACTCAGACAGTTCCATGCTGATTACGCCAAGGCGCTGCCTTATCTAAAATATGCCGTGGAGTCTGGAGAGGAGGGCACGCAAGAGGCTTTCTTCTATTTGTCGCTGGGCGAGACCATGCAGCGCCTGTCCATGAAATCAGAAGCTCTTGAGGTGTACGGTAAAGGTGTTGCCAAAGGATTCTTTGCCAGCCTCTATCAGAGATCGCTGTACAATGAGCCCAGGTTGAGAGCACAGCCATTTTGGCAGCCCAAGGAAACGGGCTATGAAAGGCAGCTGGAGAAGCTGACGCTCAATTGGCGTGCCATTCGCGATGAAGGACTAGCACTGCTGGGAAGAAGTGGATTCTTCGAGGATGAAGCGGAACTGCTGCGCGACAAAGGAGTGTGGCAACAGTATGAGCTATATGCCCAGGGTCGTCGGGTGAAGGACAACTGCCGCAGGGCCCCAATCACCTGTAGCCTGCTGGAGGAATTTCCCGAGTCCGCCGGCTGTCGACGTGGCCAAGTGAAGTTTAGTGTTATGCAGGCCAAGACGCATGTGTGGCCGCATTGTGGACCCACCAATTGCCGACTGAGGGCCCACCTCACGCTAGCTGCTCCGGAGCCGGAAAAAGCATCACTCCGCGTGGCGGAGCAGGAAAGGTGAGGAAAAACGACAAAAcctttccattttcattgACTAACCTGATTTGCTTTAGAACCTGGCGTGAGGGAGAACTGTTCATATTTGATGATAGCTTCGAACACGAGGTGTGGCACAACGGAAGCCAGTCACGCCTTGTGCTCATCCTAGATATGTGGCATCCGCAACTGAGTGCCGCCCAGCGCCGCAGTTTATCACCCATTTGACCGGTAGTCACTTAGTTGTTCTATTCATAGTTCCGGTTCCTAGGCCTGcaatttagtttaatttcTACATTGTTAGTTAAATCGCCATGTTGTATAGACATTGTAATTATACCTCTTAGTCGTAAGTTCGGTTTGAATGCGTGTTTAGGCTATGTAGACGTCAATTCATCTGTGTATCATATACGATTAGCGTTGGCTGGCAGCTTACCCTCGCTTTTCTACTTGACAGAAATAAAACCTTTTAGGATTTGATAAttgtggtttttatttatgcccATGATTACCTGAATTTGCAAATATACCGCTCTCTGTTGAAAGATGAAGTATAAAAGTGAGCTAGCGTTTTACTAATGGATATCACAACAAAATGTTGTTCGCCGGATTTGGAGTACTATTGTTTGTAGCTGTTGCTGTCGGAGATTCCTTGGATGTGTGCCTGGAGGATATGGGCTGTATGCGAGGCACTCTAATGCCAGGATATCAGAGCGGAGAGTTCGAAGCCTTCATGGGCATTCCCTTTGCCCAGCCGCCAGTTGGACCGCTGCGTCTAAAGGTGGATTGTTCTTTGCTCTCATACTTTCAGAAGGATTACGTATATTGAATGCTTTCAGAACCCTGTGCCGAATGAACCCTGGGAGGGAGTACTCGATGCTGGAGCGGCGAAGGACAGCTGCATTCAGAGAAGTTACTTTGCAAAAGAATGGGGTTTGATGGGAGTGGAGGACTGCCTCTACCTGAACGTCTACAGACCGAAGGTATCAAGATTTGTAGTAAGCATTCTAAGATAGTCCTGATGGGTTTGGTTTTATAGAATCGCGCTGAAGATAAGTTGCCCGTGATGGTTTATATACATGGAGGCGGTTTCTTTAGCGGATCTGCCCATCCGATGGCTAGTGGACCAGAGTATCTGATGGATACAAACAAGGTGGTCATGGTAACAATGAACTATCGCCTTGGTCCCTTCGGTAAGTTGTAGGgattatcaaaaaaaaaaacaccactCACGTGGAGATCAAATGTTGCAGGTTTTCTAAGCACTGGCGATGAGCACATGCCAGGGAATTTCGGTTTCAAGGATCAGCGATTGGCTCTGCAGTGGATACAAAAACACATAGCTACATTCGGAGGAGATCCAAAAAAGGTCACGGTCCTTGGGCACAGTGCTGGCGGAATATCTGCCCACTTGCACATGATTAGCCCCAATTCAAAGGgtcagtttgttttttaattgtattttgatCGCAAATAAGTCACACGCTTGTTTGCAGGACTTTTCCAAAATTCCATGTCCTTGACTGGCACCATGTTTCTGTCGGCCATGAAGATTCTCAAAGATCCCCTAAGTCAGGCAAGGCGTCTGGGCAAGGAATTGGCCATCGATCAAGCGGAGAGTCTCAGTTCCCAGGATCTTGCGGAAGCGCTACGTAATGTGTGTCCTAAAAAACTCCTTGTTAGTGTGGACAGCTTAAAGGTGTGGGATAACATGCCCCATCTAACCACTCTCCCAGTACTGGAGGCTCCATCTCCCGATGCCTTCCTGGTCGAGGATCCGCTAGATGCCCATCGGGCAGGTCGCATTAACCAGATGCCCTGGATACTAAGCCTAAGTTCGCGAGCTGGTGAAGGTTCTCTATTCATAATGCGTGCCTTCATTAATCCCAAGCTGCGGGCAGAGTTCAATGAGAACTTCCTGGAACATATGGCCCTGCTGCTTAACCTGCCCGAGGGAACTCCCGTCCAGATGGTCAGCGAAATACTTGATGCTTACGACTTTAAAGGAGATAGTCTTAACAACGATACCATGTTGAAATTGGCAGAGATATCTGGTGACTTCAACTTTTATTATCCGATTTATGAAACTATTTCGTCGTATGTCACCTATGCAAATCTCGAAGAGAATCCACTATTCATCTATATCTTTGAGTTTGCCGGCCTAAACTCTATAACAAAGTTTTTTGCTGGCACCACTGACGACTATGGTCTTGGAGCAGTTCACATGGATGATGGTCTGCACACCATACGCATTCCGGTTAGCTTCGATGATTTTCCCAAGGACTCGGAAGATGCCAAGGTTATACAACGAATGTCTTCGCTGATGACGGATTTCGCCAAAACGGGGTAAGCTGGGAATAGCTTAGTAGATATATTTCATATCTTTATATCTCTATAGAGTTTTCCACGAAGAATCCATCTGTAAAGTTTCGGATTTCAAAGAACAGGGAATGTGCAACTATCTTCACTTTGGTGGCAACAAAGAAAAGTATCTGGAAGATATTCGAAACAGCATAACGCTCACCGCATTTCCCATATGGAAAAAGCTATTTGCATAGCTCTCTCAATTCGATTATAACTACTTCGGGTTAATTTAAGAATGAACCCGCGTTAAATAAAACCCATTAATTTGCGAAATGGAACAGAATGTGTAATGGGTACCATTGCAGATACCCCAGATTTTCATTGAGGCATTGTAAGTGCGTTCCATTTTCATAAATGCCTGCTGCTCCATCACATCCCATCCAATCCCAGTTGCGATTCGAAGGTCAATTTACATATGCAGAATGTGCAAGAAATGAGATTAAGTGCGAATAAAAGGCCCGACGACATGCGACATGAGATAAGATTGCCACCGATCCGTAGCGCAGTATAACTCGCCCGATAGGGGAAACCTCTGTCGACTTGGAGACTTCTCAAGATCTGCTATCTTAAGGTGGAGCACGATCCATGAGAGTGAAAACCGTAACGTTCTATGGGGGTGGTGGTGATAAAAGCGAAAGTGAGTGAATAATATCCAGGTTTCAGATGTTAAGCTCGAAAGTAAAAGTATGCGTGCATCATCTTTGAATACATTCAAGTTGTATAAGCTGTACTATTATTAGTTGCTTCAACTAGTTAGTACAAGCTATTGATCTGTGGTAGCAACAATAGTTAGTaacttacttttttttttgccaatgaCATCTGCACCATGATTTATTTCCGTGTGAATGCATCCGATAGCAAAATCGTGAGCCGAGACAGGATAAAAGCAAACATTTCGATACGATGCGATCGCAGTTGATCGCAAGTCGTCGACTCTGACGGATCGGGGGCATAAGTATAATCCACTGCCACTTTCTACTCGTTCTGGCGCGTGTTTCAAATTACCCTAACCAGATTCGGTTGAGGTCGCTGGTAAGATGCTAGTTGCATTTCCAGATCAATTCCTATTCGCAGCAATCAAGCATACGCCGTGTGTACCGTTCTACAAACGATCCAAAACGATCCCAAACAGCTGGCTAAATCGCGCTGATCTGTATAAATTTTCCACCGCACATTTTGTCAAGATTGTGGGCAGAGAGCCACTTGGTACGGAGCAAAAGTTTTCTTCACGATTCAACTGAACAAATCGTCAGATCGATTTGGGCCTCGGTCGCGATAGGTTCTTCCAGCGATTTTCACCCAGCGACTGTCTAAGTCTAAGATTGAGTGAGTAATTGAGCTTTTCCACCAGGATAGTGGGCCTGATGGCTGATGGCTTATGGTCAGCAAATCCATTTAAAGACCAAATTAAAGTTGACATCATCTTGAGCGAGTTAACGGGCAGCATAGGAAgccccaacaaaaaaaaaattgatcaTAAATAACCAATCGTTTTGCATAATTAACGATCCATTAGCTCTATTTTCAGTGATTTCGTGGACCGCCGGCGATGATTCAACAACGGATGCTACAACTGCTGCTTCTTGGACAGCTCTTGGCTGGCCCTGGACCCTTCTGCGCGGCCTTGGCCACTGTGGACCAGCTCACCGTGTGCCCACCGAGCGTGGGCTGCCTGAAGGGCACCAATCTCCAGGGCTATCAGTCCGAAAGATTCGAGGCCTTCATGGGCATTCCCTATGCCCTGCCTCCCATTGGAGATCTGAGATTCAGTGTATGTTAATTGGGCATCTTTGCTCAGAGATTCCATTTATGTACCAGCTACTTCTTCGTCAGAATCCCAAGGTAATGCCCAAGTTGCTGGGGATGTACGATGCCAGTGCGCCCAAGATGGACTGCATCCAGAAGAACTATC
The sequence above is drawn from the Drosophila melanogaster chromosome 2R genome and encodes:
- the Jhedup gene encoding juvenile hormone esterase duplication, coding for MLFAGFGVLLFVAVAVGDSLDVCLEDMGCMRGTLMPGYQSGEFEAFMGIPFAQPPVGPLRLKNPVPNEPWEGVLDAGAAKDSCIQRSYFAKEWGLMGVEDCLYLNVYRPKNRAEDKLPVMVYIHGGGFFSGSAHPMASGPEYLMDTNKVVMVTMNYRLGPFGFLSTGDEHMPGNFGFKDQRLALQWIQKHIATFGGDPKKVTVLGHSAGGISAHLHMISPNSKGLFQNSMSLTGTMFLSAMKILKDPLSQARRLGKELAIDQAESLSSQDLAEALRNVCPKKLLVSVDSLKVWDNMPHLTTLPVLEAPSPDAFLVEDPLDAHRAGRINQMPWILSLSSRAGEGSLFIMRAFINPKLRAEFNENFLEHMALLLNLPEGTPVQMVSEILDAYDFKGDSLNNDTMLKLAEISGDFNFYYPIYETISSYVTYANLEENPLFIYIFEFAGLNSITKFFAGTTDDYGLGAVHMDDGLHTIRIPVSFDDFPKDSEDAKVIQRMSSLMTDFAKTGVFHEESICKVSDFKEQGMCNYLHFGGNKEKYLEDIRNSITLTAFPIWKKLFA